The following proteins are encoded in a genomic region of Pelodictyon phaeoclathratiforme BU-1:
- a CDS encoding YihY family inner membrane protein has product MGEKERRGQNPKTESNAVELVSCMRVFIPFFWKNFIHDRIFLGAGSLAFQTLLSIVPILAVILSILNVFVVFTPFKRSLEDFLVQNFMPGAGNVLNHYLTDFIGKTASVPILGGVFLFIIALFLISTVDHTLNEIWEVHAPRKALQGFTLYWTVLTLGPVLIGSSLAASSYVWYMVFTDGPLLELKTRLLSFFPFINSVAAFFLLYMLVPNRRVRFVHAFSGALLAALLFELSKRWFTFYITHIATFEHIYGALSVIPMLFFWVYLGWIVVLTGAEFVFCLGALKPVERIADVFSPLRGVPEILSVLAHIWNGQKSGNAMNMKKMLKVIEGLTPSGLRKVIDILLQNGLLHVTVNGDLAISRDLYTMTLYDLYAIIPSGFWGDENGLLISGGNSVHLKTISKGVTECLKNSMDLPLAPLLEDINQQPE; this is encoded by the coding sequence ATGGGAGAGAAGGAAAGAAGAGGGCAAAACCCCAAAACAGAGAGCAACGCTGTCGAATTGGTCTCCTGTATGCGTGTATTTATTCCTTTTTTCTGGAAAAATTTTATTCATGACAGAATTTTTCTTGGCGCTGGTTCGCTTGCATTTCAGACGCTTTTGTCTATTGTGCCAATCCTTGCCGTTATCCTTTCCATTCTGAATGTTTTTGTTGTCTTTACCCCCTTCAAGCGCTCTCTTGAAGATTTTCTTGTCCAGAATTTTATGCCTGGAGCCGGCAATGTGCTCAATCACTATCTGACTGATTTTATTGGCAAGACCGCCAGCGTGCCGATTCTTGGAGGGGTGTTCCTTTTTATCATTGCACTCTTTCTCATCTCAACGGTTGATCATACGCTCAATGAAATATGGGAAGTTCATGCGCCTCGCAAGGCCTTGCAGGGTTTTACCCTCTACTGGACAGTTCTGACGCTTGGGCCGGTACTTATTGGAAGCAGTCTTGCTGCCAGCTCCTATGTCTGGTATATGGTTTTTACCGATGGTCCTCTGCTTGAGCTGAAAACCCGCCTGCTCTCTTTTTTCCCCTTTATTAATTCCGTTGCGGCCTTTTTTCTGCTCTATATGCTGGTACCAAACCGTCGGGTCAGGTTTGTTCATGCCTTTTCCGGTGCGCTGCTTGCTGCGCTTCTTTTTGAACTCTCAAAGAGATGGTTTACTTTCTACATCACGCATATTGCAACGTTTGAACATATTTACGGAGCATTGTCGGTTATTCCGATGCTTTTTTTCTGGGTCTATCTTGGCTGGATTGTGGTGCTGACCGGTGCGGAATTTGTTTTTTGTCTTGGCGCGCTCAAACCAGTTGAGAGGATCGCCGATGTATTCAGCCCCTTGCGTGGAGTGCCCGAGATACTGTCGGTGCTTGCTCATATCTGGAATGGCCAGAAGAGTGGCAATGCCATGAATATGAAAAAAATGTTGAAGGTTATTGAGGGTCTCACTCCCTCCGGTTTAAGAAAGGTTATTGATATCCTGCTGCAGAACGGTCTGCTCCATGTAACTGTAAATGGTGATCTTGCAATCAGTCGCGATCTTTATACCATGACGCTCTACGATCTTTATGCAATAATACCCAGCGGATTCTGGGGTGATGAAAACGGTTTGCTGATTTCAGGAGGTAATAGCGTACATTTAAAAACAATCAGCAAGGGTGTTACGGAGTGTCTGAAAAACAGCATGGATTTGCCCCTTGCCCCTTTGTTAGAGGACATTAATCAACAGCCAGAATGA
- a CDS encoding MFS transporter, with the protein MMVTFVFPLYFKNVICKGEPSGDALWGFSVSLSMLLVALISPVLGAAADYSGKRKRFLLFFTLTSIVATALLSFSGPGMALVAVLLFVLANMGFEGGLVFYDSYLKQLASAKSIGRVSGYGFAMGYLGALSILLLVQPLLSKGIVLSNMPNVQLSFLVVAIFFALFAAPLFLVLRDEKKGDRPAISFTAIRCSLREVKYTVQHIMSYPDLARFLLAYFFYNDAILTVIAFSSIYAQNTLGFTTGELIRFFMLVQTTAIAGSLIFGFVTDKIGPKRTIVITLLIWFVVVVAAIFADSKELFFYTGMLAGMSMGSSQAASRSMMTRLTPQEHVTEFFGFYDGTFGKASAIAGPLVFGLVSAQAGSQKAALASLLLFFILGLLLMTRVRSVGSGSTRVT; encoded by the coding sequence ATGATGGTCACCTTTGTCTTTCCGCTGTACTTCAAAAATGTTATCTGCAAAGGGGAACCTTCAGGAGATGCCCTGTGGGGTTTCAGCGTCAGTCTCTCGATGCTGCTGGTTGCCCTGATCTCTCCGGTTCTCGGGGCTGCAGCCGATTATTCCGGAAAACGGAAGCGTTTTCTTCTTTTTTTTACCCTTACCTCGATTGTTGCCACAGCTCTGCTCTCCTTTTCGGGCCCTGGAATGGCTTTGGTAGCTGTTCTGCTCTTCGTTCTTGCCAATATGGGTTTTGAGGGTGGGCTTGTTTTTTATGATTCCTATCTCAAGCAGCTTGCTTCTGCCAAGAGCATCGGAAGGGTTTCAGGGTACGGCTTTGCCATGGGATATCTTGGCGCCCTCTCCATTCTGCTGCTGGTTCAGCCGCTGCTCAGCAAGGGTATTGTTTTGTCCAATATGCCGAATGTACAGTTGAGCTTTTTGGTCGTTGCGATTTTTTTTGCTCTTTTTGCCGCTCCGCTTTTTCTGGTGCTGCGGGATGAAAAAAAAGGGGATAGGCCTGCAATTTCTTTTACTGCTATCCGTTGTTCTCTCAGGGAGGTGAAGTACACCGTTCAGCATATTATGAGCTATCCCGACCTTGCCCGTTTTCTCCTGGCCTACTTTTTCTACAATGATGCTATTTTGACCGTTATCGCCTTTTCGTCGATTTATGCCCAGAACACTCTTGGCTTTACGACTGGAGAGCTGATTCGGTTTTTTATGTTGGTGCAAACGACGGCCATTGCCGGTTCTCTTATTTTTGGTTTTGTGACTGATAAAATCGGGCCGAAACGTACCATTGTCATTACCCTCCTGATTTGGTTTGTTGTGGTTGTTGCGGCTATCTTTGCAGACAGCAAGGAGCTCTTTTTTTATACAGGAATGCTTGCTGGTATGTCAATGGGGTCATCCCAGGCGGCCTCCCGATCCATGATGACCAGGCTGACACCCCAGGAACATGTGACCGAGTTTTTCGGTTTTTATGATGGTACTTTTGGTAAGGCTTCGGCCATAGCGGGGCCTCTTGTTTTTGGATTGGTATCAGCTCAGGCTGGGAGCCAGAAAGCTGCACTTGCCTCTCTGCTGCTTTTTTTTATTCTTGGTTTGCTGCTGATGACGAGGGTCAGATCGGTTGGGAGCGGATCAACCCGTGTAACGTGA
- the purQ gene encoding phosphoribosylformylglycinamidine synthase subunit PurQ translates to MADVTVGVVVFPGSNCDHDTEYAVGSFDGIKPVMLWHNDHDLQGAKAIILPGGFSYGDYLRAGSIARFSPIMQEVIDFARKGFPVLGICNGFQVLLESGLLEGALSRNRDKKFLCCQTTLKAVNCSTIFTQRYQPDQLLSIPIAHGEGNYFAPPEVIESLEEHEQIVFRYADAEGRVTDEANPNGSLRNIAGIVNRQGNVLGLMPHPERASEKMLGSLDGRALFESLFQHIAGV, encoded by the coding sequence ATGGCTGATGTAACTGTAGGAGTCGTTGTTTTTCCGGGTTCAAACTGTGATCATGATACGGAGTATGCTGTTGGTTCGTTCGACGGCATCAAGCCCGTCATGCTGTGGCATAATGATCATGATCTTCAGGGAGCAAAGGCAATTATTCTGCCTGGCGGCTTTTCCTATGGCGACTACCTTCGGGCTGGCTCAATTGCCCGCTTTTCTCCTATCATGCAGGAGGTGATCGATTTTGCCCGCAAAGGTTTTCCTGTGCTTGGCATCTGCAATGGATTTCAGGTGCTGCTTGAAAGCGGACTGCTTGAAGGCGCTCTTTCGCGGAATCGTGACAAAAAGTTTCTCTGTTGCCAGACCACGCTCAAAGCGGTGAACTGTTCGACCATTTTTACACAGAGATACCAGCCTGATCAACTGCTCAGCATTCCGATTGCACATGGTGAAGGCAACTATTTTGCTCCACCAGAAGTGATCGAAAGCCTTGAGGAGCATGAGCAGATTGTTTTCAGGTATGCCGACGCAGAGGGCAGGGTGACTGATGAGGCGAATCCGAATGGTTCCCTTCGCAATATTGCCGGTATTGTCAATCGCCAGGGCAATGTGCTTGGCCTGATGCCCCATCCCGAAAGGGCCAGCGAAAAGATGCTCGGATCGCTTGACGGAAGAGCGCTCTTTGAATCGCTCTTTCAGCATATTGCTGGAGTTTAG
- the purS gene encoding phosphoribosylformylglycinamidine synthase subunit PurS — translation MPYTAKIKVTLRQSILDVQGKAVEHALKNLGYHTVESARIGKYIEVTINEESLMEAERICNEISQKLLSNPVMENYSFELEQVN, via the coding sequence ATGCCCTATACTGCAAAAATAAAGGTTACCCTGCGCCAGTCCATTCTTGATGTTCAGGGTAAAGCTGTCGAGCATGCACTGAAAAATCTTGGTTACCACACCGTGGAATCAGCAAGAATCGGCAAATATATCGAAGTAACCATCAATGAAGAGAGCTTGATGGAGGCTGAACGTATCTGTAACGAAATCAGTCAGAAATTGTTATCGAATCCGGTTATGGAAAATTATTCCTTCGAACTGGAGCAAGTCAATTAA
- the pssA gene encoding CDP-diacylglycerol--serine O-phosphatidyltransferase, translating into MDDAGKKRYQKRYPPFLKNSSRDRSPLFPIVSRSFVPSVFTVMNMLSGYIAIVMSGEGSFVAACWFIILAAFFDTLDGFVARITNGTSDFGVELDSLSDLVSFGAAPAYLVYKFGLEGLPGITGICVSSLLMIGSGLRLARFNITMIGYNKDSFSGLPTPAQALTIAGFVLWMSGDPIFPPSLMQSFLVGLSAALALLMVSKVNYDALPKPTAESFRQKPVQMALYIVALFCVLLFHSKAFFLAMLLYILLGIARSLTLLWRRQWQT; encoded by the coding sequence ATGGATGATGCTGGTAAAAAAAGGTATCAGAAACGCTATCCTCCTTTTCTGAAAAACAGTTCACGAGATCGCTCGCCACTCTTTCCCATTGTGTCGCGATCGTTTGTTCCCTCAGTGTTTACGGTTATGAACATGCTTTCCGGCTATATTGCCATTGTCATGTCGGGAGAGGGGAGTTTTGTTGCGGCATGCTGGTTTATCATTCTGGCGGCTTTTTTTGATACCCTCGATGGTTTTGTGGCCAGGATTACCAACGGTACCTCTGATTTTGGTGTGGAACTCGACTCTCTTTCTGATCTGGTCTCTTTTGGCGCTGCTCCGGCATATTTGGTCTATAAATTCGGACTTGAAGGACTGCCGGGTATTACCGGTATCTGTGTCAGCTCTTTGCTGATGATTGGCAGCGGACTGAGGCTTGCCCGCTTTAATATCACGATGATTGGCTATAACAAAGACTCTTTTTCTGGTCTTCCGACACCCGCCCAGGCGCTGACGATTGCCGGGTTTGTGCTCTGGATGAGTGGCGACCCGATTTTTCCTCCCTCATTGATGCAGTCCTTTCTGGTTGGGCTTTCTGCAGCGCTTGCGCTCCTCATGGTCAGTAAGGTCAATTATGACGCCCTTCCCAAGCCTACTGCAGAATCATTCCGTCAGAAGCCAGTTCAAATGGCGCTCTACATTGTGGCCTTGTTCTGCGTTCTTCTCTTTCATTCAAAAGCTTTTTTTCTTGCCATGTTGTTGTATATTCTGCTCGGTATTGCACGCTCACTCACGCTGTTGTGGCGTCGCCAGTGGCAGACCTGA
- the panB gene encoding 3-methyl-2-oxobutanoate hydroxymethyltransferase, with product MNKSAQQKSAHVTTRRLLDMKHNGEKISMLTAYDYTMARILDRAGLDVLLVGDSASNVFAGHSTTLPITIEEMVYHAKAVVRGVHDESGRAMVVVDMPFMSYQISGDEALRNAGKIMKEHGCDALKLEGGKIIADTVKRITDVGIPVMGHLGLMPQSIYKYGSYKVRAKEGVEAEQLLEDAKIIEEAGAFAIVLEKIPSVLAAEVTRSLTIPTIGIGAGVACDGQVLVINDILGLNREFHPRFVRQYADLNTVIEHAAKQYVEDVRQSNFPSPDESY from the coding sequence ATGAACAAAAGTGCCCAACAAAAATCGGCTCATGTTACCACCCGAAGGCTGCTCGATATGAAGCATAACGGGGAGAAGATCTCCATGCTTACGGCTTATGATTACACCATGGCGAGAATTCTTGATCGTGCTGGTCTTGATGTTCTTCTGGTCGGCGATTCCGCAAGCAATGTTTTTGCCGGCCATAGTACAACGTTGCCGATTACGATTGAAGAGATGGTCTATCACGCGAAGGCTGTTGTCAGGGGAGTGCACGACGAAAGCGGTCGGGCAATGGTGGTCGTTGATATGCCGTTCATGAGCTATCAGATTTCAGGTGATGAGGCTTTGCGCAATGCGGGAAAGATCATGAAGGAGCATGGGTGTGATGCTCTCAAGCTGGAGGGAGGCAAGATCATTGCCGATACCGTCAAGCGGATTACCGACGTCGGGATTCCCGTCATGGGCCATCTCGGTCTGATGCCGCAATCTATATACAAGTATGGGAGTTACAAGGTCAGGGCCAAGGAAGGGGTGGAAGCAGAGCAGCTCCTTGAGGATGCAAAAATTATCGAAGAGGCGGGAGCGTTTGCCATTGTACTCGAAAAAATTCCATCTGTGCTTGCAGCCGAAGTGACCCGCTCACTGACTATTCCTACCATAGGCATCGGCGCCGGGGTTGCATGTGATGGCCAGGTGCTTGTCATCAACGATATTCTTGGTCTCAACCGCGAGTTCCATCCCCGTTTTGTCCGCCAATACGCCGATTTGAATACGGTTATTGAACACGCCGCCAAGCAATACGTCGAAGACGTCCGCCAGTCAAATTTCCCCTCCCCCGACGAAAGTTATTAA
- a CDS encoding lipoate--protein ligase family protein, with protein MGNTFFQKVYCLDSGFHTGEENMAIDRELMASFLDGRFQRRFGRESCLWRFYGWNPCAITIGYNQDISGIDTLKCHTEGIDVVRRPTGGRAVFHAEEFTYSFFADSEEQNSGLYRMVHAVIQLALEELGILAGFCRSTLSRTQGVVAPEGVSCFTASARYELQVGGRKLVGSAQRRNRHVLLQHGSLPLSARHKELCRFIAHADGGVFEEIRDAMERKTTSLEEILGYVPEYGSLVELMCSAAGKLHGVEAVKLHPCDLSDILEHQEDLIH; from the coding sequence ATGGGGAACACTTTTTTTCAAAAGGTTTATTGTCTGGATTCTGGTTTTCATACTGGCGAGGAGAATATGGCCATTGATCGGGAATTGATGGCCTCATTTCTCGATGGTCGGTTTCAGCGGCGCTTCGGTCGCGAAAGTTGTCTCTGGCGCTTTTATGGCTGGAACCCCTGCGCGATTACCATAGGGTACAATCAGGATATTTCGGGTATTGATACCCTCAAATGCCACACTGAAGGTATTGATGTTGTCAGAAGGCCTACCGGTGGCAGAGCGGTGTTTCATGCAGAGGAGTTTACCTACAGTTTTTTTGCAGACTCCGAAGAGCAGAACTCCGGGCTTTATCGGATGGTTCATGCAGTTATCCAGCTTGCTCTTGAAGAGCTTGGGATTCTTGCTGGCTTCTGCCGTTCGACTCTTTCCCGCACACAGGGTGTTGTGGCGCCTGAGGGGGTCAGTTGTTTTACGGCTTCAGCACGGTATGAACTGCAGGTAGGGGGACGGAAACTGGTTGGTTCAGCCCAGCGGCGAAATCGTCACGTCCTTTTGCAGCATGGTTCACTTCCCCTGTCGGCGCGGCATAAGGAGCTTTGCCGCTTTATTGCTCATGCAGACGGGGGTGTTTTTGAGGAGATCAGGGATGCAATGGAGCGAAAAACGACCTCTCTTGAAGAGATTCTTGGCTACGTTCCCGAGTATGGTTCTCTGGTAGAGCTGATGTGCTCTGCTGCCGGGAAGCTGCACGGTGTCGAAGCGGTGAAGCTTCATCCCTGCGATTTATCGGATATATTGGAACATCAGGAAGACTTAATCCATTAA
- a CDS encoding CoA-binding protein — METKVVENILASFRHIAVVGLSAKADRPSNGIARAMKAQGYTIYPVNPGIEEVIGLRCYPSLSAIPPEISKKIEIVNIFRKSTDVPPIVDEAIAIGAKVIWMQLGITNESAANKARNAGLIVIENRCIAVDQRYLIQ; from the coding sequence ATGGAAACAAAAGTAGTTGAGAACATTCTTGCCTCATTCCGACACATAGCCGTCGTCGGATTGTCCGCAAAAGCTGATCGACCAAGCAATGGCATTGCGCGCGCCATGAAAGCCCAGGGATACACCATCTATCCTGTCAATCCCGGTATTGAAGAGGTTATTGGTCTCCGCTGTTATCCCTCTCTTTCAGCAATACCGCCTGAAATAAGCAAAAAAATAGAAATCGTCAACATCTTCCGCAAATCGACAGATGTCCCCCCCATTGTTGATGAAGCCATTGCCATCGGTGCAAAAGTTATCTGGATGCAGCTTGGCATCACCAACGAAAGCGCAGCAAACAAGGCTCGCAATGCAGGACTTATCGTCATCGAAAACCGATGTATCGCTGTCGATCAACGCTACCTTATTCAATAA
- a CDS encoding D-alanine--D-alanine ligase family protein — protein MPRITVALIFGGRSTEHEISIISAKSIAANISAERYKVIPLYITHQGTWLCEGIARDILNLDLSALLRNSSPEAAAMALDRMVEEAEQKPFNLDFRAIGIEVAFLTLHGTYGEDGRIQGFLDTCNIPYTGCGVLASALTMDKALTKLCVADAGIAVAPSITLLSAEYHADTEKVHSRIEEKFIYPFFVKPANLGSSIGISKVHHREQLPAALKSACSLDSKIVVEKAITGREIEVAVLGNDEPEVSVCGEIEPGSDFYDYHDKYIHNSAKLFIPARIPDEMQSEVRSIALKAYKALGCRGMSRIDFFVDEKRGTIVLNEVNTIPGFTDISMFPRLMAASGHSFPELAERLLQLALETLRP, from the coding sequence ATGCCACGTATTACAGTTGCTCTCATTTTTGGAGGCAGGTCAACCGAACACGAAATATCAATCATCTCTGCAAAATCAATAGCAGCCAATATCAGCGCCGAACGTTACAAGGTTATTCCGCTCTACATTACACATCAGGGAACCTGGCTCTGTGAGGGCATTGCCCGCGACATTCTGAACCTTGACCTCTCCGCTCTTTTGAGAAACTCATCACCTGAAGCAGCAGCGATGGCGCTTGACAGGATGGTTGAAGAGGCGGAGCAGAAACCCTTCAACCTCGATTTCAGGGCTATCGGCATTGAAGTGGCATTTCTGACGCTTCATGGCACCTATGGAGAAGATGGCCGCATCCAGGGCTTTCTGGATACCTGCAACATTCCCTATACAGGCTGCGGTGTACTGGCATCAGCGCTCACTATGGATAAAGCGCTCACCAAACTCTGTGTTGCAGATGCAGGCATTGCTGTTGCTCCATCCATAACGCTTCTCAGTGCCGAGTACCATGCCGATACGGAAAAAGTTCACTCCCGGATCGAAGAGAAGTTTATCTATCCATTTTTTGTCAAACCGGCAAACCTCGGCTCCTCAATTGGAATCTCAAAGGTGCATCACCGGGAACAACTCCCTGCAGCCCTAAAAAGCGCCTGTTCACTCGACTCAAAAATAGTGGTTGAAAAAGCAATCACAGGGCGTGAAATTGAGGTTGCTGTACTTGGCAATGATGAACCGGAAGTCTCCGTTTGCGGCGAAATCGAACCCGGCAGCGATTTCTATGACTATCATGATAAATACATTCACAACAGTGCAAAACTGTTTATTCCGGCACGCATTCCCGACGAAATGCAGAGCGAGGTCAGGAGCATTGCACTCAAGGCATACAAGGCGCTGGGATGCAGGGGTATGTCGAGAATAGACTTTTTTGTTGACGAAAAGAGGGGAACCATCGTCCTCAATGAAGTCAATACCATTCCCGGCTTCACCGATATCAGCATGTTTCCTCGACTCATGGCTGCAAGCGGACACTCTTTTCCTGAACTTGCAGAGCGATTGCTGCAGCTTGCACTGGAAACCCTGCGACCATGA
- a CDS encoding TolC family protein codes for MVMNRHVVSGIFSFFCSAALFLASSSTVIGSERVEKTLSLANCIEIALSNATSAKKADANLKLRGSDVLRRYGSFLPRLSVSAGYAPYTLSRTYTTGYPVAEVQKTTMKSADLTLSTSLNLFNGFSDYASLQASLKQERAAEYTLQRVLESVVYDVTQTYFQVRLNQELLAIARENLLLAQDQLTLTDRQFQIGLKSMTDRYQQQADASESALQVIKAETRMQRSMSELLRRLQIEPQTRILLIASPEELKVTLSSKLDIDSLAATALERRTDLKSKLLETDAAKWQTRVSRAPWYPRVDLGFNVSTAGSEYLHNEYAYPPLSEQLRHTVGYSVSLNLNWAIFDGFQTRYNVESAKINQLNQRLDYDDLKRDIVIDLQQSAGEYTSAFMQIETANLSFTAAQSAYEGIKRKYELGAAGFVELSSARATLFNARSNLSQATFNLALQKSILDFTTGNITIPQLTESSIPLR; via the coding sequence ATGGTTATGAATCGACACGTAGTATCAGGAATTTTCTCATTTTTCTGCAGTGCTGCACTGTTTCTTGCTTCCTCATCAACCGTCATCGGCAGTGAAAGAGTAGAGAAAACACTCTCGCTTGCCAACTGTATAGAAATTGCACTGAGCAATGCCACTTCAGCCAAAAAGGCAGACGCAAACCTGAAACTGCGGGGTTCAGACGTTTTAAGACGTTACGGCAGTTTTCTTCCCCGACTTTCGGTATCGGCTGGCTATGCACCTTATACACTCAGCCGAACCTATACCACAGGCTACCCTGTAGCTGAAGTACAGAAAACCACCATGAAATCGGCGGATTTGACTCTTTCCACCTCACTGAATCTGTTTAACGGATTCAGTGACTACGCATCCCTGCAAGCATCGCTCAAACAGGAGCGCGCCGCAGAATATACCCTTCAGCGAGTACTCGAAAGTGTTGTGTACGATGTTACCCAAACCTATTTCCAGGTACGACTGAACCAGGAACTTCTTGCTATTGCACGCGAAAACCTTCTGCTCGCCCAGGATCAACTGACCCTGACTGACCGGCAATTTCAAATCGGCCTTAAATCAATGACCGATCGTTACCAGCAACAGGCCGATGCTTCTGAAAGCGCTCTCCAGGTCATAAAAGCAGAGACCCGTATGCAACGCAGTATGTCTGAACTGCTTCGACGCCTTCAGATAGAGCCACAAACAAGGATACTCCTGATAGCCTCTCCGGAAGAGTTGAAAGTCACTCTTTCGTCAAAACTTGATATTGACAGCCTTGCCGCCACAGCTCTTGAAAGAAGAACTGATCTTAAAAGCAAACTCCTTGAAACCGATGCAGCCAAATGGCAGACAAGGGTATCACGAGCGCCATGGTATCCAAGAGTTGACCTTGGTTTCAACGTCAGTACAGCGGGAAGCGAGTACCTGCATAACGAATACGCCTATCCCCCGCTTTCTGAACAGTTGCGCCATACGGTCGGATACTCGGTATCCCTGAACCTCAATTGGGCGATCTTTGACGGATTTCAGACCCGCTACAATGTTGAATCAGCCAAAATCAACCAGTTGAACCAGCGACTTGATTATGATGATTTGAAAAGAGACATCGTTATCGACCTTCAGCAGAGCGCAGGCGAGTATACCTCCGCATTCATGCAGATTGAAACGGCCAACCTCAGTTTTACGGCAGCACAGTCGGCATATGAAGGTATAAAAAGAAAATATGAACTTGGCGCTGCGGGATTTGTAGAGCTCAGCTCGGCACGAGCTACCCTTTTCAATGCCCGATCCAATCTTTCCCAGGCCACCTTCAATCTCGCTTTACAAAAAAGCATTCTTGATTTCACAACAGGCAACATAACCATACCACAGCTAACCGAATCCAGTATACCACTCAGATGA
- a CDS encoding efflux RND transporter periplasmic adaptor subunit, producing the protein MSKQKSLLNRKTIWISLAAVLLAGGLLFSFFKLREKPVEVTTEKVSIKEVVHIVTATGKIEPALVVAMSPDVSGEIIELPIRDGQSVEKGELLFKIQPDLYVNQVEQSLAQLNSAKSQSMETRARKLKAEDDFHKASLLYKEKLISESDYITSRTNAQAAQAAYQASIYTIAQNKSLLDQNQDRMNKTVVRAPINGTIIALNSKPGERVVGTGQFPGTEVLRLANLDSMQVEVEVNENDIVNVKTGNPVSITVDAYGDRIFRGVVHEISNSAISQAAGTQDEVTNFSVKIRIFNHDRMLKPGMSATADIESVRIKNALVVPIQSVTIRDVSGNTANKKAQKSDIKITTTSKEPESRQGVFVVKSGRVSFRRVKTGTTDNTHIIVTAGLSKGEEVVSGSYTAITSQLKEGSKVKQQQK; encoded by the coding sequence ATGAGTAAACAAAAATCCTTGCTGAATCGAAAAACAATATGGATCTCCCTCGCAGCAGTTCTGCTCGCAGGAGGATTGCTCTTTTCCTTTTTCAAGCTTCGCGAAAAACCAGTTGAGGTTACCACCGAAAAGGTCTCCATCAAAGAGGTTGTCCATATCGTCACGGCTACCGGAAAAATTGAACCCGCGCTTGTAGTCGCCATGTCGCCTGACGTTTCAGGGGAGATTATCGAGTTGCCCATCAGGGATGGACAGAGTGTAGAGAAAGGAGAGCTTCTCTTTAAAATTCAGCCAGACCTCTATGTAAACCAGGTCGAACAGAGTCTCGCCCAGCTTAATTCCGCAAAATCACAAAGTATGGAGACGCGGGCCAGAAAGCTCAAGGCAGAGGATGATTTCCATAAGGCATCACTGCTCTACAAAGAAAAGCTGATCTCCGAATCAGACTATATCACATCGAGAACCAATGCACAGGCAGCACAAGCCGCCTACCAGGCATCAATCTACACAATAGCACAAAACAAAAGCCTGCTTGACCAAAATCAGGACAGGATGAACAAAACCGTAGTACGGGCTCCAATCAACGGCACCATCATAGCCCTGAACAGCAAGCCGGGGGAACGCGTTGTCGGTACTGGTCAGTTTCCCGGAACCGAGGTACTGCGACTGGCAAACCTCGACAGTATGCAGGTAGAGGTAGAGGTAAATGAAAACGACATTGTCAATGTAAAAACAGGTAATCCAGTCTCCATCACTGTTGATGCATACGGCGATCGCATCTTCAGGGGAGTTGTGCATGAAATTTCCAATTCAGCAATCTCCCAGGCCGCTGGAACCCAGGATGAGGTCACCAATTTTTCGGTAAAGATCCGCATCTTCAACCATGACAGGATGCTAAAACCCGGTATGAGCGCAACGGCAGATATTGAGTCCGTGCGGATAAAAAATGCTCTGGTCGTGCCGATTCAAAGTGTAACCATCAGAGATGTATCTGGTAATACTGCGAACAAAAAAGCTCAAAAATCAGACATCAAGATAACCACCACCAGCAAAGAACCCGAAAGTCGGCAAGGTGTTTTTGTCGTTAAATCAGGTCGAGTATCGTTCCGACGAGTGAAAACAGGGACGACCGACAATACCCATATTATCGTCACCGCTGGACTCAGCAAAGGAGAAGAGGTTGTTTCAGGAAGTTATACCGCCATTACCAGTCAGCTCAAAGAGGGAAGCAAGGTTAAACAGCAGCAAAAATAA